One genomic region from Proteus vulgaris encodes:
- the iscR gene encoding Fe-S cluster assembly transcriptional regulator IscR: protein MRLTSKGRYAVTAMLDVALHSQQGPVPLADISERQGISLSYLEQLFSRLRKNELVASVRGPGGGYLLGRDAGQIFVAQVISAVDESVDATRCQGNKEGCQGGDRCLTHTLWRDLSDRITSFLSSISLEELVNNEEVMDVADRQDNEKRHAINGRLQETIVNMRV, encoded by the coding sequence ATGAGACTGACATCAAAAGGGCGTTACGCAGTTACTGCAATGCTTGATGTTGCATTGCATTCACAGCAAGGCCCTGTCCCCCTCGCTGATATTTCAGAGCGTCAAGGGATTTCCCTTTCTTATCTTGAGCAGCTTTTCTCACGTTTGCGCAAAAATGAATTAGTCGCAAGTGTTCGTGGTCCTGGTGGCGGCTATTTATTAGGTCGTGATGCAGGACAAATTTTTGTTGCTCAAGTTATTTCTGCGGTTGATGAATCTGTCGATGCTACCCGTTGTCAGGGTAACAAAGAAGGTTGTCAAGGTGGCGATCGTTGCCTGACTCATACTTTGTGGCGTGATTTAAGTGATCGTATAACCAGTTTCCTAAGCAGTATCAGCCTTGAAGAGTTAGTAAATAACGAAGAGGTTATGGATGTCGCCGATCGTCAAGACAATGAAAAACGCCATGCTATTAATGGTCGTTTACAAGAAACCATTGTTAATATGCGAGTTTAA
- the trmJ gene encoding tRNA (cytosine(32)/uridine(32)-2'-O)-methyltransferase TrmJ → MLENIRIILVETSHTGNMGSTARAMKTMGLTNLYFVNPKEKPDSHSIALSAGASDVIGNAHIVNSIDEAIEGCGLVIGTSARSRTLSWPMLAPRECGERCVMEAKNKPVAVIFGRERTGLTNEELQKCDFHLYVPTNPEYGSLNLAMAVQLVSYEIRMAALAQEEKQEENSPSEIDYPPADDIERFYVHLEQVLNESGFIRPKHPGQVMSRLRRLFTRARPETQELHILRGILTSVEKWAKK, encoded by the coding sequence ATGTTAGAAAATATTCGCATCATCCTTGTAGAAACCTCGCATACAGGCAATATGGGCTCTACAGCTCGTGCTATGAAAACCATGGGATTAACCAATCTTTATTTTGTTAATCCAAAAGAAAAACCAGATTCACATTCTATTGCCCTATCAGCAGGTGCAAGTGATGTTATTGGCAATGCACATATTGTTAATAGTATCGATGAAGCGATTGAAGGCTGTGGTTTAGTCATAGGAACAAGCGCCCGTAGCCGTACACTTTCTTGGCCAATGCTTGCACCTCGTGAATGTGGTGAGCGTTGCGTTATGGAAGCTAAAAATAAGCCTGTTGCTGTTATTTTTGGCCGTGAACGCACAGGTTTAACTAATGAAGAATTACAAAAATGTGATTTTCATCTGTATGTTCCGACTAATCCAGAATATGGTTCTTTAAATTTAGCGATGGCTGTTCAGCTTGTTAGTTATGAAATTCGTATGGCAGCACTTGCCCAAGAAGAAAAACAAGAGGAAAATAGCCCATCAGAGATTGATTATCCACCAGCAGATGATATAGAACGTTTTTACGTTCATTTAGAGCAGGTGCTTAATGAATCTGGTTTTATTCGTCCTAAACATCCGGGACAAGTGATGAGCCGTTTACGCCGTCTATTTACGCGTGCGCGCCCAGAAACACAAGAGCTTCATATCTTACGTGGTATCCTGACGTCAGTTGAGAAATGGGCTAAGAAATAG
- the suhB gene encoding inositol-1-monophosphatase, producing the protein MHPMLNIAIRAARKAGNLIAKNYENPESVETNQKGTNDFVTNVDRDAEQAIIEIIRKSYPKHTIITEESGELLGEDHDIQWVIDPLDGTTNFIKRLPHFSVSIAVRIKGRTEVAVVYDPMRNELFSAVRGQGAQLNGYRLRGSNARDLDGAVLATGFPFKSKQHSAAYMNMLGKLFVPCADFRRTGSAALDLAYVAAGRVDGFFEIGLKPWDFLGGELIAREAGAIVSDFTGNHGYLQTGNIVAGNPRVVRALLAEIRSELTDALKR; encoded by the coding sequence ATGCATCCGATGCTGAATATTGCCATACGTGCCGCACGTAAGGCTGGTAATTTAATCGCCAAAAATTACGAAAATCCTGAATCTGTAGAAACTAATCAGAAAGGTACCAATGATTTTGTCACTAACGTTGACCGTGACGCAGAACAAGCAATCATTGAAATCATCCGTAAATCTTATCCAAAACACACCATTATTACGGAAGAAAGTGGCGAGTTACTCGGTGAAGATCACGACATACAATGGGTTATTGATCCACTTGATGGCACGACTAACTTCATTAAACGTCTTCCACACTTCTCTGTTTCTATTGCTGTACGCATTAAAGGCCGTACTGAAGTGGCTGTTGTTTACGATCCTATGCGTAACGAATTATTCTCAGCCGTTCGTGGTCAAGGTGCACAGTTAAATGGTTATCGTCTACGTGGCTCTAACGCTCGCGATTTAGACGGTGCAGTTCTTGCGACTGGTTTCCCATTCAAAAGCAAACAACATTCAGCTGCTTACATGAATATGTTAGGTAAACTGTTTGTACCTTGTGCTGATTTCCGCCGCACTGGTTCAGCAGCTTTAGATTTAGCTTATGTTGCAGCTGGTCGTGTTGATGGTTTCTTTGAGATTGGCTTAAAACCTTGGGATTTCTTAGGTGGCGAATTAATCGCTCGTGAAGCAGGTGCTATCGTTTCTGACTTTACTGGTAATCATGGCTACCTACAAACAGGTAATATTGTTGCAGGTAATCCACGTGTTGTCAGAGCATTATTAGCTGAAATTCGTAGTGAATTAACAGATGCATTAAAACGTTAA
- a CDS encoding CerR family C-terminal domain-containing protein — protein MKNTSKTAISTEQTQEKLVQEGIKLFALHGISGLRTRQLAQDAGVNQSAIPYHFGGKLGVYTAVIQYIATELASEIHFDQFDNKLQFLLKENELDRELLASLIPLLVSGLTRALLAPERHYYSQLILREQLEPTENYELIYRNLIEPFHLRLSHLIELIDKKSDTLTTTIRAHAVIGQILGFVIARKAFLLRIDKQEMTSQLLDKIAQEISQLSVNALLTINQ, from the coding sequence ATGAAAAACACCAGTAAAACCGCGATAAGTACAGAACAGACTCAAGAAAAGTTAGTACAAGAAGGTATTAAGCTTTTTGCACTACACGGAATTAGTGGGTTGAGAACGAGACAACTTGCGCAGGATGCTGGTGTTAATCAATCAGCAATTCCTTATCATTTTGGTGGAAAACTAGGCGTTTATACTGCCGTTATTCAATATATTGCGACAGAATTAGCGTCAGAAATTCATTTTGACCAATTTGATAATAAGCTTCAGTTTTTATTAAAAGAAAATGAGTTAGATCGTGAATTACTTGCTTCTCTGATCCCTTTATTAGTCTCGGGATTAACGCGCGCTTTATTAGCACCTGAACGCCATTATTACAGTCAGTTGATTTTACGTGAGCAACTGGAGCCAACTGAAAATTATGAGCTGATTTATCGTAATTTAATTGAGCCTTTTCATTTACGACTATCTCATCTTATCGAATTAATCGATAAAAAGAGTGACACATTAACGACTACTATTCGTGCTCATGCCGTTATTGGGCAAATACTTGGGTTTGTGATCGCGAGAAAAGCATTTTTATTACGTATTGATAAACAGGAAATGACATCGCAGTTATTAGATAAAATAGCCCAAGAAATTAGCCAATTATCAGTAAATGCACTATTAACAATAAATCAGTAG
- a CDS encoding M24 family metallopeptidase, with product MNNKSVIPASFSLQERDRRWLLARDIMKDNQLDTLIVYGDRESAAPAPFCIDHYFTNDRLGSVVIFHEDKKPLIVTFAPMMIADHMQAKLRGDLQWIDEDNLVVGKTGRNIAQLLKEMGVQQNAHIGVIGLEPYPPFYFDGAMPFNTLNGIKDAFPYAKFSCVYRDFFKRASVKSEEELTHVRYAAAIGEAMSETMRVTTRPGATEADLAAAITATCLSRGGFTAEILMGSGSEYIGWGPPAWQYRSQAPREIQMGDIVLSEIFALYGMYETQHQAAVAVGKIHDNLEKAALVARECYEIGVEHLKAGITFGEVVDLMEKPLLQSGGWHVHPLIHSINPYGPIGFGTAPGIESLPLASRYKQIERLPNPGRELVLQEGMTFAFEPNCGFGHHLCNLGGTVVVGKCKGIELNSNSTQLMRADL from the coding sequence ATGAACAATAAATCAGTGATCCCAGCCAGTTTTTCTTTACAAGAAAGAGACAGACGCTGGCTGTTAGCTAGAGATATTATGAAAGATAATCAGTTAGATACATTGATTGTCTATGGTGATAGAGAATCCGCCGCGCCGGCACCATTTTGTATTGATCACTATTTTACAAATGACCGACTAGGATCGGTTGTTATTTTTCATGAAGATAAAAAACCATTGATAGTCACTTTTGCACCAATGATGATCGCCGATCATATGCAAGCAAAGCTACGTGGTGATTTGCAGTGGATTGATGAAGATAATCTTGTTGTAGGAAAAACAGGGCGTAATATTGCTCAATTACTAAAAGAAATGGGTGTGCAACAAAATGCACATATTGGTGTTATTGGCTTAGAGCCTTATCCTCCATTCTATTTTGATGGTGCAATGCCATTTAATACTCTAAACGGTATTAAGGATGCATTCCCTTATGCGAAATTTAGTTGTGTTTATCGTGATTTCTTTAAACGTGCATCCGTTAAAAGTGAAGAAGAACTGACACATGTAAGATATGCCGCCGCTATTGGTGAAGCAATGAGTGAAACAATGCGCGTCACAACCAGACCTGGGGCGACAGAAGCTGATCTTGCAGCTGCGATTACTGCAACTTGCTTATCCAGAGGTGGGTTTACGGCTGAAATTCTAATGGGATCAGGCTCTGAGTATATCGGTTGGGGTCCTCCTGCTTGGCAATATCGCTCACAAGCACCTCGTGAAATTCAAATGGGCGACATTGTGTTATCAGAAATTTTCGCTTTATATGGGATGTATGAAACACAACACCAAGCCGCTGTTGCAGTGGGGAAAATTCATGATAATTTAGAAAAAGCCGCTTTGGTTGCTCGTGAATGCTATGAAATAGGTGTTGAGCATTTAAAGGCAGGCATTACTTTTGGTGAAGTGGTTGATTTAATGGAAAAACCATTATTACAATCAGGGGGATGGCATGTGCATCCTCTTATCCATAGCATCAATCCTTATGGACCTATTGGTTTTGGTACTGCTCCGGGTATCGAATCATTACCATTGGCGAGTCGTTATAAACAAATTGAACGATTACCAAACCCGGGTCGAGAGCTTGTATTACAAGAGGGCATGACGTTTGCGTTTGAACCTAACTGTGGCTTTGGTCATCACTTATGTAACTTAGGTGGTACGGTTGTAGTTGGTAAATGTAAAGGGATTGAGTTAAATTCAAACTCAACACAATTAATGCGGGCTGATTTATAA
- a CDS encoding 3-phenylpropionate MFS transporter produces the protein MVIPSTLWLALDYFTYFFSYGIFLPFWSIWLKGEGVDPAMIGLLLGVGLTARFVGSLILTPAVKDPSKLITALRLFAFLSLLFTVAFMMGSHWAWLFFVMTGFNVFFSPMVPLGDSLAGTWQKQFPFDYGKIRVWGSIAFIISSSLLGVLIDAFGHPIILYGLIASTFALFLTSMLRPKVMPQGKVKKAEHSNVSFMKLISDGPVWRFLLCVSLLQGAHAAYYGFSALYWEKAGYDTATIGYLWSLGVVSEVVVFMLSHRLFRRWSARNLLLLSAFAGLLRWGLMGSFTALPALIVVQILHSGTFTVCHLAAMRFISARQEHEIIRLQAVYSALAMGGSIAIMTIVSGWLYEKLPNQESLIFWLMAALTIPAMFIRPRVQPQNT, from the coding sequence ATGGTTATTCCATCAACATTGTGGCTTGCCTTAGATTATTTTACCTATTTCTTTTCATACGGCATCTTTTTACCCTTTTGGTCCATATGGCTAAAAGGTGAGGGTGTCGATCCTGCAATGATAGGTCTGTTATTAGGTGTAGGTTTAACCGCACGTTTTGTTGGTAGCCTAATTTTAACGCCTGCGGTAAAGGATCCGTCAAAACTTATTACTGCATTGAGATTGTTTGCTTTTCTCTCATTACTTTTTACTGTTGCATTTATGATGGGTAGCCATTGGGCATGGTTATTCTTTGTAATGACAGGATTTAACGTTTTCTTTTCACCGATGGTGCCTTTAGGGGATTCTCTAGCTGGAACGTGGCAAAAACAGTTTCCTTTTGACTATGGGAAAATCCGCGTTTGGGGCTCAATCGCTTTTATTATTAGCTCATCATTGCTAGGTGTTTTAATTGATGCTTTTGGACATCCCATTATTCTTTATGGATTGATTGCCAGTACTTTTGCACTATTCCTGACATCTATGCTCCGCCCTAAAGTTATGCCACAGGGTAAAGTGAAAAAAGCAGAACACAGCAATGTGTCTTTTATGAAACTCATTTCAGATGGACCAGTTTGGCGTTTTCTGTTGTGTGTCTCTTTACTGCAAGGTGCGCACGCTGCTTATTATGGTTTTAGTGCACTTTATTGGGAAAAAGCAGGGTATGACACCGCAACAATCGGCTATCTTTGGTCATTAGGTGTGGTTTCAGAGGTGGTTGTTTTTATGCTCAGCCATCGTTTATTCCGCCGCTGGAGCGCAAGAAATCTACTCTTACTTTCTGCTTTTGCTGGACTTTTACGTTGGGGGTTAATGGGTAGTTTTACCGCATTACCCGCACTTATTGTTGTTCAAATCTTACATAGTGGTACGTTTACGGTGTGCCATTTAGCGGCAATGCGCTTTATTAGTGCACGTCAAGAGCACGAAATTATTCGTCTACAAGCGGTGTATTCGGCTTTGGCGATGGGTGGAAGTATTGCGATCATGACCATTGTCTCTGGTTGGTTGTATGAAAAACTTCCTAATCAAGAGTCGTTGATCTTCTGGTTAATGGCAGCATTAACGATCCCTGCTATGTTTATCAGACCAAGAGTACAACCTCAAAATACCTAA
- the glyA gene encoding serine hydroxymethyltransferase, with product MLKREMNIADYDPELWNAMEGEVTRQEEHIELIASENYTSPRVMQAQGSQLTNKYAEGYPGKRYYGGCEYVDVVEQLAIDRAKALFGADYANVQPHSGSQANAAVYMALLKPGDTVLGMNLAQGGHLTHGSPVNFSGKLYNIVPYGIDESGKIDYEDIAIQAKKHQPKMIIGGFSAYSGLVDWAKMREIADSIGAFLFVDMAHVAGMVAAGVYPNPVPHAHVVTTTTHKTLAGPRGGLILAKGGDEEFYKKLNSAVFPGSQGGPLMHVIAGKAVALKEAMEPEFKVYQQQVAKNSKAMVEVFLDRGYKVVSGGTENHLFLLDLVDKDITGKDADAALGRANITVNKNSVPNDPRSPFVTSGVRIGSPAITRRGFKEAEARELAGWMCDVLDNINDEANIEKVKQKVLDICAKFPVYA from the coding sequence ATGTTAAAACGTGAAATGAATATTGCTGATTACGATCCAGAATTATGGAATGCAATGGAAGGTGAAGTGACTCGTCAAGAAGAGCACATCGAACTTATTGCTTCTGAAAACTATACCAGCCCTCGTGTTATGCAGGCGCAGGGATCTCAGCTGACAAATAAATATGCTGAAGGCTATCCGGGGAAACGTTACTACGGTGGTTGTGAGTATGTGGATGTTGTAGAGCAACTGGCTATCGATCGTGCAAAAGCATTATTTGGTGCAGATTACGCTAACGTACAGCCTCACTCAGGCTCTCAAGCGAATGCCGCTGTCTATATGGCATTGTTAAAACCAGGTGATACTGTTTTAGGTATGAACTTAGCGCAAGGCGGTCACTTAACTCATGGTTCACCAGTTAACTTCTCTGGTAAACTGTATAACATCGTACCTTATGGTATTGATGAATCAGGTAAAATTGATTACGAAGATATCGCTATTCAAGCTAAAAAACATCAACCAAAAATGATCATTGGCGGATTCTCTGCTTATTCTGGTCTGGTTGATTGGGCTAAAATGCGCGAAATCGCAGACAGTATTGGTGCATTCTTATTTGTTGATATGGCTCACGTTGCAGGTATGGTTGCAGCAGGTGTTTATCCTAACCCTGTTCCTCATGCACATGTTGTTACAACAACAACCCATAAAACTTTAGCAGGTCCACGCGGTGGTCTTATCCTTGCTAAAGGTGGCGATGAAGAGTTTTATAAAAAACTGAACTCTGCTGTATTCCCTGGCTCTCAAGGTGGCCCTTTAATGCATGTTATTGCAGGTAAAGCGGTTGCATTAAAAGAAGCTATGGAGCCAGAATTTAAAGTTTATCAGCAACAAGTTGCTAAAAACTCGAAAGCAATGGTAGAAGTTTTCTTAGATCGCGGTTATAAAGTAGTGTCTGGCGGAACTGAAAACCACCTGTTTTTATTAGATTTAGTTGATAAAGATATTACAGGTAAAGATGCAGATGCTGCACTGGGTCGTGCAAATATCACTGTTAACAAAAACAGCGTACCAAATGATCCACGTAGCCCATTTGTAACTTCTGGTGTTCGTATCGGTTCTCCAGCGATTACACGTCGTGGTTTTAAAGAAGCGGAAGCTCGTGAATTAGCCGGTTGGATGTGTGATGTCCTTGATAATATCAATGATGAAGCGAACATTGAGAAAGTGAAACAAAAAGTCTTGGATATCTGCGCTAAATTTCCAGTTTACGCATAA
- the hmpA gene encoding NO-inducible flavohemoprotein yields the protein MLDAQTIATIKSTIPLIAKTGPALTAHFYDRMFSRHPELKDIFTMSHQSSGAQREALFNAICAYATNIENLATILPAVEKIAQKHVSLNILPEHYPIVGENLLATIDEMFSPGQEVLDAWGAAYQVLADVFINREEQIYQQKEQTSGGWRGLRNFKVKHKVKQSDVITSFELEPEDGLSVTPYQAGQYLSLYIRDERLENQEIRQYSLTQSSNNKTYRIAVKREDKGILSSFLHDHIQEGDTLQVAAPGGDFYLDVSPTTPVTLISAGVGLTPMLSMLHTLSAHQANINWLHAAEHGGVHAFKDEVNQVSNQLSHYQQAIWYRTPRTEDVQNKDYQFEGLMTLKQVEDWLAIPDMHFYFCGPLPFMQSVAKQLMELGINSEKLHYECFGPHAVITQDLQ from the coding sequence ATGTTAGATGCACAAACTATCGCGACAATTAAATCAACCATTCCCCTCATTGCTAAAACGGGTCCTGCATTAACCGCCCACTTTTATGACCGAATGTTTTCTCGCCATCCAGAATTAAAAGATATTTTCACCATGAGCCATCAAAGCAGTGGCGCACAACGCGAAGCCTTATTTAATGCGATATGCGCTTATGCGACGAACATTGAAAACTTAGCCACCATTTTGCCTGCCGTTGAGAAAATTGCACAAAAACATGTCAGTTTAAATATTCTTCCTGAGCACTATCCCATCGTCGGTGAAAATTTATTAGCAACAATTGATGAGATGTTTAGTCCTGGACAAGAGGTGTTAGATGCTTGGGGAGCAGCTTATCAAGTATTGGCTGATGTCTTTATCAATCGTGAAGAACAAATTTATCAGCAAAAAGAACAAACAAGCGGCGGTTGGAGAGGATTACGAAACTTTAAAGTTAAACATAAAGTAAAACAAAGTGATGTCATTACCAGTTTTGAATTAGAGCCAGAAGATGGACTTTCTGTGACTCCTTATCAAGCTGGACAATATTTAAGCCTTTATATCCGTGATGAGCGCCTTGAAAATCAAGAAATACGTCAATATTCATTAACTCAATCATCAAATAATAAAACCTATCGCATTGCAGTAAAACGCGAAGATAAAGGTATTTTATCGAGTTTTCTTCATGACCATATTCAAGAAGGTGATACTTTGCAAGTTGCCGCACCAGGGGGCGATTTCTATTTAGATGTATCACCAACAACCCCCGTAACCTTAATTTCAGCAGGTGTAGGTTTAACGCCAATGCTGTCGATGTTGCACACACTTTCAGCTCATCAAGCTAATATTAATTGGTTACATGCGGCTGAACATGGTGGCGTTCATGCGTTTAAAGATGAGGTTAATCAAGTCAGCAATCAACTTTCACACTATCAACAAGCGATATGGTATCGCACACCACGCACTGAAGATGTACAAAATAAAGATTATCAATTCGAAGGTTTAATGACATTAAAACAAGTTGAAGATTGGTTAGCTATTCCTGATATGCATTTCTATTTTTGTGGCCCAT